The following coding sequences are from one Streptomyces sp. NBC_01232 window:
- a CDS encoding penicillin-binding transpeptidase domain-containing protein: MNGAAKGAVIGGVFLALVGGAGYGVYALVGDADGDGDGKDGETSVQTAKGSGPVGEKDAAKTAKAFLAAWAAGDERVAADLTNNAAAAQAAIGDFTAKSYVSKAVITPGTPNGTVVPFKVEAEITYEGTTKPLAYDSQLTVVRGVTSGKPLVDWQPSVIHPQLQKDEKLRAGASANPPVKAVDRNGEELTADKYPSLRQVLDELRQNYGSKAGGRAGAEVWIEPAAKDAPKRTLLTLVEGEPSTLKTYLDAKVQAAAEQAVAKFPEASVVAVQPSNGHILAVANNRRDGFNAAMRGTRAPGSTMKIVTAAMLMDRGLVAADKPAECAKTVTWGREFHNLENFYLPAGTNFATSFARSCNTAFIKQIKPVNDDAALPDEAKEVFGIGLDWKTGIQSTDGKVPPATGAAAAAEYIGQGQITMNPLNVASITATARTGIFRQPVLVSPELDGRKLATAERRMKSSVQQQLVAMMKLTATSGTAQTAMASVRGSDKGAKTGSAEVGGAGESPDSWFTGFRGDVAAAAMVEGGGHGGEAAGPVVAQVLNAG, from the coding sequence GTGAACGGGGCAGCGAAGGGTGCCGTCATCGGCGGGGTGTTCCTCGCCCTGGTCGGCGGCGCCGGGTACGGGGTGTACGCGCTGGTCGGTGACGCCGACGGAGACGGAGACGGCAAGGACGGCGAGACCTCCGTCCAGACCGCGAAGGGCAGCGGGCCGGTCGGCGAGAAGGACGCCGCGAAGACCGCCAAGGCCTTCCTGGCCGCCTGGGCGGCCGGGGACGAGCGGGTGGCCGCCGACCTGACGAACAACGCCGCGGCCGCGCAGGCCGCGATCGGGGACTTCACGGCCAAGTCGTACGTGTCCAAGGCCGTGATCACCCCCGGCACGCCGAACGGCACCGTCGTGCCGTTCAAGGTCGAGGCCGAGATCACGTACGAGGGCACGACCAAGCCTCTGGCCTACGACTCCCAGCTGACCGTGGTGCGTGGGGTGACCAGCGGAAAGCCGCTGGTCGACTGGCAGCCCTCGGTGATCCACCCGCAGCTCCAGAAGGACGAGAAGCTGCGCGCGGGCGCCTCGGCGAACCCGCCGGTCAAGGCGGTCGACCGCAACGGCGAGGAGCTCACCGCGGACAAGTACCCCTCGCTGCGCCAGGTCCTGGACGAGCTGCGCCAGAACTACGGCAGCAAGGCGGGCGGCAGGGCGGGGGCCGAGGTGTGGATCGAACCGGCCGCGAAGGACGCTCCCAAGCGGACCTTGCTGACCCTCGTCGAGGGCGAGCCGAGCACCCTCAAGACCTACCTGGACGCGAAGGTGCAGGCCGCGGCCGAGCAGGCGGTCGCCAAGTTCCCGGAGGCCTCGGTGGTCGCCGTCCAGCCGAGCAACGGGCACATCCTGGCCGTCGCGAACAACCGCAGGGACGGCTTCAACGCGGCGATGCGGGGCACCCGGGCGCCCGGATCCACGATGAAGATCGTGACGGCGGCGATGCTGATGGACCGCGGCCTGGTCGCCGCGGACAAGCCGGCGGAGTGCGCGAAGACGGTGACCTGGGGCCGTGAGTTTCACAACCTGGAAAACTTCTACCTGCCGGCCGGCACCAACTTCGCGACCTCGTTCGCCCGCTCCTGCAACACCGCCTTCATCAAGCAGATCAAGCCCGTCAACGACGACGCCGCGCTGCCGGACGAGGCCAAGGAAGTCTTCGGCATCGGCCTGGACTGGAAGACCGGCATCCAGTCCACCGACGGCAAGGTCCCGCCGGCCACGGGCGCGGCGGCGGCCGCCGAGTACATCGGCCAGGGCCAGATCACCATGAACCCGCTGAACGTCGCGTCCATCACCGCGACGGCACGCACCGGCATCTTCCGCCAGCCCGTGCTGGTCTCGCCGGAGCTCGACGGCCGCAAGCTCGCCACGGCCGAGCGCCGGATGAAGTCCTCGGTGCAGCAGCAGCTGGTCGCCATGATGAAGCTGACGGCCACCAGCGGCACCGCCCAGACGGCGATGGCCTCGGTCCGCGGCTCGGACAAGGGCGCCAAGACCGGCTCGGCGGAGGTCGGCGGTGCCGGGGAGAGCCCGGACAGCTGGTTCACCGGCTTCAGGGGCGACGTGGCCGCGGCCGCGATGGTGGA
- a CDS encoding DUF6193 family natural product biosynthesis protein, giving the protein MPTPPDPAVLYPDVAARGSLAAALRAAAEGGLDFVLPASPGSGPLLHASVASTPAHREPLRISAWEYGRRWSIRGEEPFQGSCLIDGDTDDLAQVAAAARAWHHGESLDDIRRAAPFVHLTGRFEVPDLDPVRLVESEWQGLLRGARELEYSWQEHYLALVEAAYAEPALRALYPFTSHWALRFSPTTRPSLTLGSPCLTTGDDGTYGVGTGFITPDLGEFTTAPEAAALAVRRLPAGFGPVTLGLPSA; this is encoded by the coding sequence GTGCCCACACCTCCCGATCCCGCCGTCCTGTACCCCGACGTCGCGGCCCGCGGCAGCCTCGCCGCGGCGCTCCGAGCGGCGGCGGAAGGCGGCCTCGACTTCGTTCTCCCGGCCTCGCCCGGCTCCGGTCCGCTGCTGCACGCGAGCGTCGCGAGCACGCCGGCGCACCGCGAGCCGCTGCGGATCAGCGCATGGGAGTACGGGCGGCGCTGGTCGATCCGCGGCGAGGAACCGTTCCAGGGCTCGTGCCTCATCGACGGGGACACGGACGATCTGGCCCAGGTCGCCGCGGCGGCCCGGGCCTGGCACCACGGCGAGTCCCTCGACGACATCCGCCGGGCGGCCCCGTTCGTGCACCTGACGGGCCGCTTCGAGGTGCCCGACCTCGATCCCGTCCGCCTGGTGGAGTCGGAGTGGCAGGGCTTGCTCCGGGGGGCGCGCGAGCTGGAGTACTCCTGGCAGGAGCATTACCTGGCCCTGGTCGAGGCGGCGTACGCCGAGCCGGCCCTGCGCGCTCTCTACCCGTTCACGAGCCACTGGGCGCTGCGCTTCTCGCCCACCACCCGCCCGAGCCTGACGCTCGGCAGCCCGTGCCTGACCACGGGTGACGACGGCACGTACGGGGTGGGCACCGGCTTCATCACCCCGGACCTGGGCGAGTTCACCACGGCGCCCGAGGCCGCGGCCCTGGCCGTGCGCCGGCTGCCGGCCGGCTTCGGGCCGGTCACGCTCGGCCTGCCGTCGGCCTGA